A genomic stretch from Strongyloides ratti genome assembly S_ratti_ED321, chromosome : 1 includes:
- a CDS encoding 85/88 kDa calcium-independent phospholipase A2, producing the protein MSDSEDEFVSASEGEDSSYENSLSECSMSKKLISKSKEDNITKMVPLKMESSSSINVKYSEKEDVSEKETIQKCTKKYSLEEGFDIGDKLEEPTDGKSKKEKLKVSGSMDKKSEIDHDWDCDWDKVIEKCSSFKKVEKIYTSCNVSKDEETEELENINNEVVSEDVTEEIVAKIQEAVLETVPEPTLEMHTHEDEKVLEKNEKVIENLGSETLPEDPITTTENKEKNDEHIEVQETPKVIPEEPTNDSVKNDKIKPKIKIIKPIKKIAPAKISVSRVNSSQSSSNSTDVSSYEKVDSPQIIEDNDWFDEVAKEIITKNEPKKRKAVKSTGLFNWGAINAVVSSVGDGISNVVESTLGIPSAEEMAREVSKHEKETVKNEVVTEKITNPLDKLCDDISNQQDIPSIGGIFSGFVNTSLDALESLGKKTFETLTVTEKDGDRERRKFLFEPEKPGNLSDILKELKNKEKNDNENTQNMRSIGYGSTSQKSLTTSFVHLFEKHGGLFNLEGLEMLTQRVKHSTSTTITSFDEHINGLSINDLSPITMDKFEKELKKLVKQTKVSFNPNHILAASKQQEETYLESTLLDNASIDTIFENAIDALALLTAESVQVLHKLGQLFSITPQLPDDIIVIEMAKLFCRRVTYFSEEYANLFNSLTSDQKIDEMITNIFYESTNATLYIKKAKSMNFLNNLKNLATPENITLVQNAIQTIQNTTGNALLGRNNSTDSITLIKESTLSSMTKLGNSYPFVIYQDKSNMYHLIYEKGPYLLRKVSDKKVIISMHNMLSKIPLGLFNIAEESGNETLVLEWLNKYPDWSPLHISAAVGLEKYILKECQRNDWDVISCQVDSHDGKTALHVAAEEGNDNIVKLLLERGCDLSKIDIKGENSIHLASRKGNLECISKMYEFGDLNKNINVENEFGETPLHLAIYNGQVDVVEYLLLFKESDIHYLKIKGFSKGSILEYGRKIENKNSSTYKCLSLLCQSYPDLLNEIIDKDKNNILHLSTDKMFLQAILSDCYASTNFDINASNRLGLTPIHKAILRDNLSTLITLYGYGCSINKGDSSGDTPLHYAVRNAVNNNGETIRCVLQKSNCQNKNIIEKCLDLFENYGNIEDHTDELERFEQSNSMAYQLKKDIENKKHSVNVLSLDGGGVKGMVIIQILLYIEKRLGGNLMKYFDWISGTSTGGIIAIGLVEEMSLLSIQQLYLRFKDKIFVGDRPYDSEILKNIFINNFGNKTMAEIKNDKKVFVTTVQGNVCPSKLCLFRNYMLPGFSDEVNRNRGFFQLDKVPIWKALRCSTAAPTYFEAVDNKYIDGGVMANNPTLNTIADIQLYNTALSAKNQKPHEISCILSIGTGKNPQKIVESLNVNLQTGITGVITAARSIINLKNIFLEQVTSADGEPVNRARSWAHTMKSPFFRFSPTFTEDIELDCKDDNVIINMLWETEKYLRQDGACDVLMLTGFLENFKR; encoded by the exons atgtctGACTCGGAGGATGAATTTGTTTCTGCTTCAGAGGGTGAAGATTCTTCATATGAAAACTCATTAAGTGAATGTTCAATGtcaaaaaagttaatttctAAAAGTAAGGAagataatattacaaaaatggTACCACTAAAAATGGAATCATCATCCTCaattaatgtaaaatataGTGAAAAAGAAGATGTTAGTGAAAAGGAAACTATTCAAAAATgtactaaaaaatattcattagaGGAAGGATTTGATATTGGTGATAAATTGGAAGAACCTACTGATGgtaaatcaaaaaaagaaaaactaaAAGTAAGTGGAAGTATGGACAAAAAAAGTGAAATTGACCATGATTGGGATTGTGACTGGGATAAGGTTATAGAAAAATGTagttcttttaaaaaagttgagaaaatttatacaagTTGTAATGTGTCTAAAGATGAAGAGACTGAGGAATTGGAAAACATAAATAATGAAGTAGTTTCAGAGGATGTAACAGAAGAAATTGTTGCAAAAATTCAAGAAGCAGTACTTGAGACTGTTCCTGAGCCTACTCTTGAAATGCATACTCATGAAGATGAAAaagttttagaaaaaaatgagAAAGTCATTGAAAATCTTGGTAGTGAAACATTACCAGAAGATCCAATTACAACTACTGAGAATAAAGAGAAAAATGATGAACATATTGAGGTTCAAGAAACTCCTAAAGTAATTCCTGAAGAACCAACAAATGATTCcgttaaaaatgataaaataaaacctaaaattaaaataataaaaccaattaaaaaaatag cACCTGCAAAAATTTCTGTCTCTAGAGTTAATAGTAGTCAATCATCATCTAATAGTACTGACGTCTCATCATATGAAAAAGTAGATTCCCCACAAATTATTGAAGATAATGATTGGTTTGATGAGGTTgcaaaagaaataataacaaaaaatgaaCCAAAAAAGAGGAAGGCAGTAAAGTCAACTGGTTTATTTAACTGGGGTGCAATTAATGCAGTTGTAAGTAGCGTTGGTGATGGTATATCAAATGTAGTTGAAAGTACATTAGGTATACCATCAGCTGAAGAGATGGCTAGAGAAGTATCTAAACATGAAAAAGAAACAGTTAAGAATGAGGTTGTTACtgaaaaaattacaaatcCATTAGATAAATTGTGTGATGATATTTCAAATCAACAAGATATCCCATCAATAGGTGGTATATTTTCTGGATTTGTTAATACATCACTTGATGCATTAGAAAGTTTAggaaaaaaaacatttgaaaCATTAACGGTAACAGAGAAAGATGGTGATAGAGAAAGGAGGAAGTTTTTATTTGAACCAGAGAAACCAGGTAATCTTTccgatatattaaaagaattaaagaacaaagaaaaaaatgacaaTGAAAATACACAAAATATGCGTTCCATTGGTTATGGAAGTACATCACAAAAAAGTCTTACCACTAGTTTTGTTCATCTTTTTGAAAAACATGGTGGTTTGTTTAACCTTGAAGGTTTAGAAATGTTAACACAACGTGTAAAACATTCTACGAGTACAACAATAACAag ttttgaTGAACATATCAATGGATTAAGTATTAATGACTTATCTCCAATAACAATGGATAAATTTGAGAAAGAACtcaaaaaattagtaaaacAAACTAAGGTATCTTTTAATCCCAATCATATACTTGCAGCATCTAAACAACAAGAAGAAACATATTTAGAATCAACATTATTAGATAATGCATCTATTGAtacaatttttgaaaatgcTATTGATGCATTAGCTTTGTTGACTGCTGAATCAGTACAGGTACTTCACAAATTAGGGCaacttttttcaataacACCACAACTACCGGATGACATAATTGTTATAGAGATGGCAAAGTTATTTTGTAGACGTGTTACATATTTTTCTGAAGAATATgctaatttatttaatagtttAACATCTGATCAAAAAATTGATGAAAtgataacaaatattttttatgaatcAACAAATGCTACATTATACATTAAGAAGGCT aaatcaatgaactttttaaataatcttaaaaatttagcaACACCtgaaaatataacattagTACAAAATGCTATTCAAACAATTCAAAATACAACAGGAAATGCTTTATTGGGTAGAAATAATTCAACAGATTCCATTACTTTAATTAAAGAGTCAACATTATCTTCAATGACTAAATTAGGAAATTCATACCCTTTTGTTATATATCAAGACAAGTCTAATAtgtatcatttaatttatgaaaagggaccatatttattaagaaaagtaagtgataaaaaagtaataatttcAATGCACAATATGTTATCAAAAATACCATTGGGACTTTTTAATATAGCAg aaGAGAGTGGTAATGAAACATTAGTATTAGAATGGTTAAATAAATATCCTGACTGGAGTCCACTTCATATATCTGCTGCAGTAGGtcttgaaaaatatattttaaaagaatgtCAAAGAAATGATTGGGATGTAATAAGTTGTCAGGTTGATTCACATGATGGTAAAACAGCTTTACATGTAGCTGCTGAGGAGggtaatgataatattgtaaagtTACTTCTTGAAAGAGGATGTGATTTGTCAAAAATTGACATTAAAGGAGAAAACAGTATTCATTTAGCTTCAAGAAAAGGAAATCTTGAATGTATATCAAAAATGTATGAATTTGgtgatttaaataaaaatattaatgtagAAAATGAATTTGGAGAGACTCCTCTTCATCTAGCTATTTATAATGGACAGGTAGATGTTgttgaatatttattattatttaaagaaagtGATATAcattacttaaaaattaaaggATTCTCCAAAGGTTCTATTTTAGAATATGGaagaaaaattgaaaataaaaatagttctACTTACAAATGTTTGTCATTATTATGTCAATCATATCCAGATTTActtaatgaaataattgataaagataaaaataatatacttcATTTGTCAACAGATAAAATGTTTCTTCAAGCTATTCTCAGTGATTGTTATGCAAGTacaaattttgatattaatgCATCTAATCGTCTTGGCTTAACACCTATACATAAAGCAATACTTCGTGATAATTTATCAAcattaataacattatatGGATATGGTTGTTCTATAAATAAAGGTGACTCCTCCGGTGATACCCCCCTCCATTATGCTGTCAGAAATG CAGTAAATAATAACGGTGAAACGATTAGATGTGTATTACAAAAATCAAAttgtcaaaataaaaatattattgaaaaatgtttagatttatttgaaaattatgGTAATATAGAAGATCATACTGATGAATTGGAAAGATTTGAACAAAGTAATTCTATGgcttatcaattaaaaaaagatatagaaaataaaaaacattctGTTAATGTTTTATCATTAGATGGTGGTGGAGTAAAGGGAATGGTTataattcaaatattattatatattgaaaaaagattaggaggtaatttaatgaaatattttgattgGATTTCTGGTACAAGTACTGGAGGAATTATTGCTATAGGATTAGTTGAAGAGATGTCTTTACTTTCAATTCAACAACTTTATTTAAggtttaaagataaaatttttgttggtGATCGTCCTTATGACtcagaaatattaaaaaatatatttattaataattttggtaataaaacaatggctgaaattaaaaatgataaaaaagtttttgtcACAACTGTACAAGGAAATGTATGCCCATCAAAATTATGCTTATTTAGAAATTATATGTTACCAGGATTTAGTGATGAAGTAAATAGAAATAGAGGTTTTTTTCAATTAGATAAAGTCCCAATATGGAAAGCTTTACGATGTTCAACAGCAGCACCAACCTATTTTGAGGCtgttgataataaatatattgatgGTGGTGTTATGGCTAATAATCCTACCCTTAATACAATTGCTGatatacaattatataaCACAGCTTTAAGTGCaaag aatCAGAAACCACATGAAATTTCATGTATATTGTCAATTGGAACAGGAAAAAATCCCCAAAAAATAGTTGAATCATTGAATGTAAACTTACAAACTGGAATAACAGGCGTTATAACTGCCGCGAGAAGTataataaacttaaaaaatatttttcttgaacag GTGACATCTGCTGATGGGGAACCAGTTAATAGAGCTCGAAGTTGGGCCCATACTATGAAAAGTCCTTTTTTCAGATTCTCACCTACCTTTACAGAAGATATTGAATTAGACTGTAAAGATGACAATGtcattataaatatgttatGGGAAAcggaaaaatatttaagacAAGATGGAGCTTGTGATGTATTGATGCTTACCggatttttagaaaattttaaacgttaa
- a CDS encoding EF-hand domain and EF-hand domain pair-containing protein, whose amino-acid sequence MIIYTFFLNMASRKTVNRRARPQRATSNVFSMFDQAQIQEFKEAFNMIDQNRDGFIDANDLQEMFSSLGKEVTDEFLDKMISEAPGAINFTMFLTLFGEKLTGTDPENVIRNAFICFDPDNKGWIPEDYLRDLLTTMGDRYSHEQVDELFRDAPIKDGKFFYNEFTTMLKHGTKDKDD is encoded by the exons Atgattatttatacatttt TTTTAAATATGGCCTCCAGGAAGACTGTCAACAGAAGAGCTCGTCCCCAACGTGCTACTTCAAACGTTTTTTCAATGTTTGATCAGGCACAGATTCAGGAATTTAAGGAAGCTTTTAATATGATTGACCAAAATAGAGATGGTTTTATTGATGCTAATGATTTACAGGAGATGTTCTCTTCTCTTGGTAAAGAGGTTACAGAtgaatttttagataaaatgaTATCTGAAGCCCCAGGAGCCATTAATTTTACAATGTTCCTAACATTATTTGGAGAAAAATTAACGGGAACGGATCCGGAGAATGTTATTCGGAATGCTTTTATATGTTTTGATCCTGATAATAAAGGATGGATACCTGAAGATTATCTACGTGATCTTTTAACTACAATGGGAGATCGTTACTCTCATGAACAGGTTGATGAACTTTTCCGTGATGCTCCAATAAAAgatggtaaatttttttataatgaatttACGACAATGCTTAAACATGGAACAAAGGATAAGGATGACTAA
- a CDS encoding Lethal (2) 35Be yields the protein MNDDDKKQKMVENYFQQMMDGTHDFGDAEDEHEEGAGAIPIEVLEEIRDKKSKGMFVSGWENDDTDIIPKNMTDPVEQFLTAAEEGDLQTIKEKLQKDGSLKFAKDQDGYTAMHRAAYNKHIDVVKYLLQAGANPEAQTNEGWTVLHSAAYWGNFDAVGILISFGMDVNVTSNGNLTPLHCALNSEADVDEQYTTIRYLLEAPGVDVGIVSSGGESALQIGLKQRECIRNLFQKFRMSFIYMKEWIFKNGYFILHYIGIILASIFILSITFVNLRFTCFYVYGDDYCHSQDYIAAFLLFEILFNLFLFQRTLKNNHVTYWTLKSSSFFTDDIASAYTNAPPVPSYVTKAQLDDRQKEILEKIDKNGVYMGEDDHYYYEAHGLKSQSPTKYCMACRCVAPRRAHHCPICDICILRKDHHCFFTGGCIGLANQRYFMIFCLWGGIGAMYGLRFTIAYMNKFVAPAFPYGFVYWLSPVALVRWLIGYETFSNVFLGTFFTITLSVVFGALGFFGAQCFYTYHGFTMYDYHEGRLRDHIESDGETLLERIKLIFGKHWYLNIIFPLFWERNEITPKTARNIFLSVAKDL from the exons atgaatgatGATGACAAGAAGCAAAAAATggttgaaaattattttcaacaaATGATGGATGGTACACATGATTTTGGAGATGCTGAGGATGAACATGAAGAAGGTGCTGGTGCCATTCCa aTAGAAGTTTTAGAGGAAATAagagataaaaaaagtaaaggAATGTTTGTTAGTGGATGGGAGAATGATGATACAGATATAATTCCTAAAAATATGACAGATCCAGTAGAACAATTTTTGACAGCTGCAGAGGAGGGTGATTTACAaacaataaaagaaaaacttCAAAAAGATGGCTCATTAAAGTTTGCAAAAGATCAGGATGGGTATACTGCAATGCATAGAGCTGCatataataaacatattGATGTTGTTAAATATCTTCTTCAGGCTGGTGCTAATCCAGAGGCACAAACTAATGAAGGATGGACAGTTCTTCATTCAGCTGCATATTGGGGTAATTTTGATGCTGTTGGTATTCTTATTTCTTTTGGTATGGATGTAAATGTTACTTCTAATGGTAATCTTACACCATTACATTGTGCATTAAATAGTGAAGCTGATGTAGATGAACAATATACAACAATTAGATATCTTCTTGAGGCTCCAGGTGTTGATGTTGGTATTGTATCAAGTGGTGGAGAGTCTGCTCTTCAAATAGGTCTTAAACAACGTGAATGCATACGTAATTTATTCCAAAAATTT cgAATGTCTTTCATCTATATGAAAGAATGGATTTTCAAAAAcggttattttattttacactACATTGGTATTATACTAGcatcaatatttattttatcaataactTTTGTTAATCTACGGTTTACATGTTTTTATGTTTATGGTGATGACTACTGTCATAGCCAAGATTATATTGCcgcatttttattatttgaaattctttttaatttatttttatttcaaagaACACTAAAAAATAACCATGTAACATATTGGACATTAAaatcttcttctttttttactGATGATATTGCATCTGCATATACTAATGCTCCACCCGTTCCATCATATGTAACAAAAGCTCAACTTGATGATCgacaaaaagaaattttagaaaaaattgataaaaatggtGTTTATATGGGTGAGGAtgatcattattattatgagGCACATGGTTTAAAATCACAAAGTCCAACAAAATATTGTATGGCTTGTAGATGTGTAGCACCAAGGCGTGCTCATCATTGTCCTATATGTGATATCTGTATACTTCGTAAAGATCACCATTGTTTCTTTACCGGTGGTTGTATTGGTTTAGCTAATCAACgttattttatgatattttgtTTATGGGGAGGTATTGGTGCTATGTATGGATTAAGATTTACAATAGCttatatgaataaatttGTAGCACCAGCATTTCCATATGGTTTTGTTTATTGGTTATCACCTGTAGCTTTAGTTAGATGGTTAATTGGTTATGAAACATTTTCTAATGTCTTTCTTGGaacattttttacaataacaTTATCTGTAGTTTTTGGTGCATTAGGATTTTTTGGTGCACAATGTTTTTATACTTATCATGGTTTTACAATGTATGATTATCATGAAGGAAGATTGAGAGATCATATAGAATCTGATGGAGAAACTTTATTAGAAAGGATAAAACTTATATTTGGAAAACATTGGTatcttaatattatatttcctTTATTTTGGGAAAGAAATGAGATAACACCTAAGACTGctagaaatatttttcttagtGTAGCCAAAGATTTATAG
- a CDS encoding C-type lectin domain and C-type lectin-like domain and C-type lectin fold domain-containing protein, with protein sequence MNIYFLTIILFLQKVTSEPCPGSHGFLLAPTGKCFKIYHGRHDYNLIYRSCKEKGGELSNFFSDIDTYGFNLIIEKHYQKIKEKFVDRGFTCYNKNDKCKVNFDNKTDVQNNVIFLTNNLPCRGVMDLNSLIFYCIDMTSQSDIIYACHKEPLYIRKCLNLDYKKYLDGNCYRLIENFVVTKKTAEAICKDESGTLPIISNYLENDIINKLYNKIQSPFWLDFSCSTKNSSSCSWSTEEKMKINQLGNFNFENENLCGYIQNAGTWNVDNCDTQKRLLCQIKEK encoded by the coding sequence atgaatatttatttcttgacaataatattatttcttcaaAAAGTTACCTCTGAACCATGTCCAGGATCACATGGATTTTTATTAGCACCAACTggtaaatgttttaaaatttatcatggAAGACatgattataatttaatatatcgTTCATGTAAAGAAAAAGGAGGAGAATtgtctaattttttttcagatATTGATACATATggttttaatttaataattgaaaaacattatcaaaaaataaaagaaaaatttgttGATCGTGGTTTTAcatgttataataaaaatgataaatgtaAAGTTAATTTTGACAATAAAACTGATGttcaaaataatgttatttttttaacaaataatttaccATGTAGAGGAGTGATGGATTTAAATAgtcttatattttattgtatagaTATGACATCTCAAAGTGATATTATTTATGCATGTCACAAAGAACCACtatatattagaaaatgtttaaatttagattataaaaaatatttagatgGAAATTGTTATAgattaatagaaaattttgttGTTACAAAAAAGACAGCAGAAGCAATTTGTAAAGATGAATCAGGAACATTACCAATAATTTCAAATTATCttgaaaatgatattattaataaactttacaataaaatacaaTCACCATTTTGGCTTGATTTTTCATGTTCTACAAAAAATAGTTCCTCTTGCAGTTGGAGTACAGaagaaaaaatgaaaatcaATCAATTgggaaattttaattttgagAATGAAAATTTGTGTGGATATATTCAAAATGCAGGAACTTGGAATGTTGATAATTGTGATACacaaaaaagattattatgccaaattaaagaaaaataa
- a CDS encoding Fumarylacetoacetase codes for MFKASFLYKLTFNLRQKRNYKMSFVNVPAESQFPIQNLPYGVFSTNDNKKRRIGVAIGEEILDLSVVKHLFSGPILSSKQDVFASETLNAFMALGKSAWVEARSTLTKILGTEDPTLRENAELRSKAFVKQSQATMHLPASIGDYTDFYSSESHATNVGIMFRGKENALMPNWKWIPVGYHGRASSVVVSGTPIKRPCGQLKADDQDAPTYGPCRLLDFELETAFFVGGEETKLGETVSIKEAGDRIFGVVLMNDWSARDIQKWEYVPLGPFLGKSFGTTISPWIVTIDALKPFVIDNPKQDPEVLEYLKDDEPFTFDVDLEVLIKPQSSSTPTTVCKSNLKNLYWTMKQQLAHHTVNGCNIRPGDLMGSGTISGTEPTSFGSMLELSWKGTKTVSVGEETRKFIADNDEVIIKGFCQKDGIKIGFGECTGKVLPAEKKY; via the exons atgtttaaggCGTCGTTTCTTTATAAATTGACCTTTAATTTAAG acaaaaaagaaattataaaatgtctTTTGTTAACGTTCCAGCTGAATCACAATTTCCTATTCAAAATTTACCTTATGGTGTATTTTCTACTAATGACaacaaaaaaagaagaattgGTGTAGCTATTGGAGAAGAAATTTTGGACTTATCTGTtgttaaacatttatttagtGGTCCAATTTTATCATCTAAACAAGATGTATTTGCATCAGAAACTTTAAATGCTTTTATGGCTTTAGGAAAATCAGCTTGGGTTGAGGCTAGGAGTACATTGACAAAGATACTTGGAACTGAAGATCCAACACTTCGTGAAAACGCTGAATTACGTTCAAAAGCTTTTGTTAAACAATCTCAAGCTACGATGCACCTTCCAGCTTCAATTGGTGATTATACTGATTTTTATTCTTCTGAAAGTCATGCTACAAATGTCGGTATAATGTTTCGTGGAAAAGAAAATGCTTTAATGCCAAATTGGAAATGGATACCAGTTGGTTATCATGGACGTGCTTCATCAGTTGTTGTCTCTGGAACTCCAATTAAAAGACCATGTGGACAATTGAAGGCAGATGATCAGGATGCACCAACATATGGTCCATGTAGATTACTTGACTTTGAACTTGAAACTGCATTTTTTGTTGGTGGAGAAGAAACAAAATTAGGTGAAACTGTTAGTATCAAGGAAGCTGGAGACAGAATTTTTGGTGTTGTTCTTATGAATGATTGGTCTGCAAGAGATATTCAAAAATGGGAATATGTGCCATTAGGACCATTTTTGGGTAAGTCATTTGGTACAACAATATCACCATGGATTGTAACAATTGATGCTTTGAAACCATTTGTTATTGATAATCCAAAACAAGATCCAGAGGTATTGGAATATCTTAAAGATGATGAACCATTTACTTTTGATGTTGATTTGGAAGTTTTAATTAAGCCACAATCTTCATCAACACCAACAACTGTTTGTAAATCAAATCTTAAGAATTTATATTGGACAATGAAACAACAACTTGCACATCATACAGTAAATGGTTGTAATATTAGACCTGGAGATTTAATGGGTTCAGGTACCATTTCAGGTACTGAACCAACAAGTTTTGGTTCTATGTTAGAATTGTCTTGGAAAGGTACCAAGACTGTTTCTGTTGGTGAGGAGacaagaaaatttattgCTGATAATGATGAGGTCATAATTAAAGGATTCTGTCAAAAAGATGGAATAAAAATAGGTTTTGGAGAGTGTACTGGTAAAGTTTTACCTGCTGAAAAGAAGTATTAA
- a CDS encoding CS domain and HSP20-like chaperone domain-containing protein encodes MTSNKKAVLVELNPDPTLIDREFESYRLAFSNYKISYTSLPNSILNCQRNSQLYSFLHLRLYADQNNIFLDTFAPCIKIYTVLTDGSIYSLEYDEDTSKFINCRRVFEHFLKEDNEGWEIPKDDNEDYYRKHQELDNYPFSLFVVSEEYVVASNGKTDIFVFKKDECKWDVVYHEALSRNLIIVDSRMDGSNNLHLLTKTIIEKSECPYTFEGMSAHLCSLKWIKLTMEDESWIKSGEKVIYAPGNVELCTFDYDFESVIIQSTMEPFIKYVENKYTEQMEYLDGKEIYTWKQDKSKIFMEFSLPVSLNNDDVVVNFTKNSINVLVKGENIFNETLENDIVQSSVTHRVSDTTVYIEFNKVVEEDWSELIEKSKSDNDTTTPLVNVTEDLNSFNLDNNAIFTKREECDDERLENTFIYWVDYESEEIKYQSSLITDMPLFSQKFSPSTPTSICLREDVDGIIWSFPGKKTGKSIFHKSTFNALGYIQASKSRRKYTISSPLCSYVAIVEALKNIHVYWRSEQLSGEGLVNRKSGQRISKIAKQNVICLTKESYNEYDSKTVVTDDIFGCICLEKFIIIALKNELAVVVL; translated from the exons atGACTTCTAATAAAAAAGCTGTTCTTGTTGAATTGAATCCAGACCCTACTCTTATTGATAGGGAATTCGAAAGTTATAGATTAGCTTTTTCTAACtataaaatttcatataCATCATTACCAAATTCAA ttctTAATTGCCAAAGAAATTCTCAATTGTATTCTTTTCTTCATCTACGTTTATATGCagatcaaaataatatattcttaGATACATTTGCTCCAtgcataaaaatatatactgtTTTAACTGATGGTTCAATATATTCACTGGAGTATGATGAAGATacatcaaaatttattaattgcCGACGTGTCTTTGAACATTTTTTGAAAGAAGACAATGAAGGATGGGAGATACCAAAAGATGATAATGAAGATTACTACAGGAAACATCAGGAGTTAGATAATTATCCATTTTCATTGTTTGTTGTATCAGAGGAGTATGTTGTGGCTAGTAATGGAAAGACTgacatttttgtttttaaaaaagatgaatGTAAATGGGATGTTGTGTATCATGAAGCGCTTTCAAGGAATCTGATAATAGTTGATTCTAGAATGGATGGAAGTAATAATTTGCATCTTTTAACAAAAACAATCATTGAGAAAAGTGAATGCCCATATACATTTGAGGGAATGTCTGCTCATTTATGTTCCTTAAAATGGATTAAATTAACAATGGAAGATGAATCATGGATCAAGAGTGGTGAGAAAGTAATTTATGCTCCTGGAAATGTTGAATTGTGCACATTTGACTATGACTTTGAATCTGTTATTATTCAATCTACCATGGAaccatttataaaatatgttgaaaataaatatacggAACAAATGGAGTACCTGGAtggaaaagaaatttatactTGGAAACAGGAtaaatctaaaatttttatggaaTTTTCATTACCTGTTTCATTGAATAATGATGATGTAGTTGTTAATTTTACGAAAAATTCTATAAATGTTTTAGTAAAAggagaaaatatttttaatgagaCATTGGAAAATGACATTGTACAATCTTCTGTTACCCATAGAGTAAGTGACACTACAGTTTACATTGAATTTAATAAAGTAGTGGAGGAAGATTGGTCTGAGCTAATAGAAAAATCTAAATCAGACAATGATACTACTACACCATTGGTAAATGTCACTGAAGACCTTAACTCATTCAATCTAGACAATAATGCAATTTTTACAAAACGTGAAGAATGTGATGATGAACGTTTAGagaatacttttatttattgggTTGATTATGAAAGcgaagaaataaaatatcagtCATCACTTATAACTGATATGCCATTATTTTCACAGAAATTTTCACCCTCAACTCCAACTTCAATATGTCTTAGAGAAGATGTTGATGGAATTATTTGGAGCTTTCCAGGTAAAAAAACTGGTAAATCAATCTTTCATAAATCAACTTTTAATGCTTTAGGATATATACag gcTTCAAAATCAAGACGTAAATATACAATTTCATCACCATTGTGTAGCTATGTTGCTATTGTAGAGGCTTTGAAAAATATACACGTATACTGGCGTAGCGAACAATTATCAGGTGAAG GTCTAGTAAATCGTAAAAGTGGTCAACGTATAAGTAAAATTGCGAAACAAAATGTTATATGCCTTACGAAGGAATCATACAATGAGTATGATAGCAAAACTGTCGTTACTGATGACATTTTTGGATGTATTTGCttggaaaaatttattattattgctCTAAAGAATGAATTAGCTGTTgttgtattataa